DNA from Streptosporangiales bacterium:
CTGGTGAGCTTCTCACCGTCGAGCGCCATCAGGGTCTTCTGGAAGTCTTCGAACTCGGCACGCAGGGCATGCCCGAACAACTTTCGCGTAGGCCCTTCAATGGCTGGATCGATCGACATCCTTCTGCTCCCTCCGATGCCTGAACCAGGCAACACCTGCCACGAATGCACCCGCCGCGCTGATGGCCAAGGTAACCGGCACCTGGACGACCGACGGCAATGCCGAGAATGCGTTCTGCACGACTTCCCAACTGGTGCCTGCGAGCGCCACGCCGGCACCCATGCCTTCTGTTGTTGGCAACCGACGTGGACGCTCAGTCGGTTGCTGGTGAGTCGAACGCAGCCGGCCCGTCGCCTCTGAACGCCTTCCAACACCCACCCGCCTGCGGCGTCGGTGTGCTCCCTGAGCAGGGGTGGTCGCCACCGATGTGGGAGGCGGTGTGGAAGTGCTCGGGGACCCGCTGGGCTGCCGCGGTAGTCAACCCTGTTCTAGGGCCTGTGCTTGGCCTAGGGCCTCGTCCAGTTTGTCCTTGGCTTGCACGAGGAGGCCGCTGGCCTCCTCGATGGTCGCCTTCAGTTGCTCGGTCTGCGCGATGTTCGACTGGTTGCCGTACGCCGTCGCGGCGGTCAGGGCCTCGCCGGCGGAGGTCTCCGCCTGGGTGGCGTTGGCCTGGCCGCTCTCGACGTCCTTGATCGTCGTGGAGAGGATCTCGACGACGTCACTGAGTGCACTCACGCGGGTCCTTCCCCCGAAGGCAGGTCCTCGGAAAGTCTTCGAGCACGCATCGTGCCTCACACGTTACCGGCCGCGCAACGTCAGGCACAGGTGCGGCACGTCCGATTCGTTCAAGACGGGCTACGGGCACCGGCCGTAGCGTCGCCGGCATGACTGCACTGCGATTCCACTTCATCGGCCTGGCCGTCGCCGACATCGCCGCGTCGCTCGCGTTCTACCGGCAGCTCGGCGTCGACATCCCCGCCGACGCCGACCAGCAACCGCACGTGGAGGCGGAGCTGCCCGGCGGCACGCTGCTCGCCTGGGACACGGTCGACACCATCCGCTCGTTCGACCCCAACTGGACGCCGCCAGCCGGCGGGGCACGCGTCGCGCTCGCGTTCGCCTGCGCCAGCCCGGCCGAGGTCGACGCCTGGTACGCGAAGCTGGTGGCTGCCGGGCACCCGAGCTACCTGGCGCCGTTCGACGCGTTCTGGGGACAGCGCTACGCGGTCGTCAACGACCCGGACGGCAACCACGTCGACCTGTTCGCCGCGCTGCCCGGCTGACCTACGCGACGGCGAGCAGCGTGGACAGCGAAGCACCGTTCAGCGCCCGGACCTCCCGCGACATGTGCGCCTGGTCGGCGTAGCCGGCGGTCGCGGCCGCGGCGGCGAACGGCGTGCCGCGCCTGGCCAGGTCGACCGCGCGCCGCATCCGGAGGATGCGCGTCAGCGTCTTCGGGCCGTAGCCGAACACCGGGAGGCACCGCCGGTGCAGCTGCCGTTCGCTGAACCCGAGCTCGGCGGCCATCCGCGTCACCGGCAGGCCCGCGGCGGCACGCGAGCGCGGACAACGGCACCCGCGCATCGCGCAGCTCGTGCGCAGGCACGCCGAAGAACGAAGGGCCGAGACCGGGCGCGAACCGCAGCCCGACGAAGGTGGTGTCGGGGCGTACGGGCCCGTAGTTCGGCGTCGTGTCCGGCCCGGCGACGAGCAGCTCGCCGGCCACCCAGATCACGTCCATGCAGCCGTCCGGTGGCCACCGGCAGCGGGCTCGCCACGTCGGTCGACCGGCGCCGCCACAACACCGCGCCAGGCAGCGTCGCCCCCCACTCCTCGTACACGCCATCGGCATCTCACCGGCCACCGACAACTAGGGTGAACAGGTGATCCGACCCAGCTACCCGCTGCGCACCGCCCGCCTGGACCTCCGCCCGTTCACCGCCGACGACTTCGCCGGTCTGCACGCCATCCACAGCGACCCCGACGTGGTGCGCTACCTGCACTGGCACCCGCTCGACGAGGCCTCCACCGAGGTCGCGCTGGCCCGCAGGACGCGACGCACCACCCTCATCGACGCCGGCGACTCGCTCAGCCTCGCCGTCGTCGAACGCGAGACCGGCGCGCTCGCCGGCGACGCCACGTTCTTCTGGCGCAGCGAGCAGAGCAGGCAGGGCGAGATCGGCTACGTCTTCAACCCCGCGTTCCACGGCCGCGGCTACGCGACGGAGACCGCGGAGGAGCTGGTGCGGTTCGGGTTCGAGGAGCTCGGTCTGCACCGGGTCACCGGCCGGCTGGACGGCCGCAACACCGCGTCCGCGCGGGTGCTGGAACGGCTCGGCATGCGCAGGGAAGCCCACCTCAGGCAGAACGAGCTGGTCAAGGGCGAGTGGGCGGACGAGGTCGTGTACGGGCTGCTCGCCGACGAGTGGCGCGCCCGCAGCGACCGGACCTGACGCCCGCCGCCGGGTGCACCCAGCGGCCCACCTGCGGACACGACCGCCGGTTGGCCGCTACGCTGCCTGACCGTGGACGCAATCGCGCACGCCCCCTGGTACTACAAGCTGCTCGCCGTCGTCTTGACCGTGCTGGTCGCGTTCGGCCTGCGGTTGGTCCTCGGGATCGTCATCACCCGGGTCTCCCGCCGGATCGGCGAGAGCCGGATGCCGCAGTGGAAGGTGTTCCCCGGCCGCAGCGCCGCGCTGCTGTCCGAACGCCGTGACCAGCGCACCCAGACGGCGGCGTCGCTGCTGAACAGCATCGCGTCGTTCCTCCTGTTCCTCACTGCCGTCATCCTCATCCTCGGCTACCTCGACGTCGAGCTGACCAAGGTGTTCGCCGGCGTCGGCGTGCTCAGCCTGATCGTCGGCTTCGGGGCCAGGGAGATCATCAGCGACTTCCTCACCGGCATCGCCATGCTCAGCGCCGACCAGTACGGCGTCGGCGACGTGGTCGACGTCGGCTCCGTGCCGGGCACCATCGTCGGCACCGTGGAGGCGGTCGGGCTGCGCACCACCCGGCTGCGCGACGCCGACGGCAGCGTCTGGTACGTACGCAACGGCCAGATCGCGCGGGTCGGCAACTTCAGCCAGGGCTGGGGGCGCGCGGTGATCGACGTGCCGGTGCCCGCCGACCGCGACCCGGACGACGTCCGCGAGGTGCTCGCCGGGATGGCCAGCTCGATGCGCGACGAGCCGCCGTGGCAGAGCGTGATCCTCGACGAGCCGGACGTCGCGGGCATCGTCGAGCTCGGCACCGACCACTACGTCGTGCAGGTCACCGTCCGCACGTCGCCGTTGCGCGAGCAGGAGGTCGCCGCCGAGCTCAGGGAACGGTTCAGGGACGTGCTGGACACCGAGAACGCCGGCGCCGGCGCCGGCACCGGCGAGGGCACCCCGGCGGAATCCGCCTAGCGCCACCGGCCGCGGGTGCGATGATGGCACCGCTGCCGAGGAGGTGCAGATGACCGTCGACACGCTGCTGACCGTGGTGCCCCCCGACCGGGTCGTCACCGACCCCGACCTGCTGCGCTCCTACGAGCACGACGAGGCCGAGTGGGCTCCGCACGGCGCCCCGCTCGCCGTCGTGCGGCCGACCAACACCGCAGAGGTCCAGGCCACGGTCAGGTACTGCGTCGACCACCGGGTGCCGCTGGTCACCAGGGGTGCGGGCACCGGCCTGTCCGGCGGCGCCAACGCCACGGACGGCTGCGTCGTGCTCTCCACCGAGCGGATGACGGACATCGTGGAGATCGACACCGCGGAACGGCTCGCCGTGGTGCAGCCGGGAGTCGTCAACGACGACCTGCGGGCACGCAGCGCAAAGGACGGTCTCTGGTACCCGCCGGACCCGGCCAGCGCACCGTGGTCGACGATCGGCGGCAACGTCGCGACCAACGCCGGCGGGCTGTGCTGCGTCAAGTACGGCGTCACCCGCGACTACGTGCTCGGGCTGGAGGTCGTCACCGGGCGCGGCGACGTGGTGCGGCTCGGCCGACGGACGGCGAAGAGCTCCGCCGGGTACGACCTGTGCGGGCTGATGGTGGGCTCGGAGGGCACGCTCGGCGTGCTCACGGAGGTCACCGTCCGGCTGCGGCCGCTGCAGCCGCCGCAGCAGACGGTCGCCGGCTACTTCGACTCGATCGTGGACGCCGGCCGTGCGGTGAGCGCGGTGACCGCCGCCGGCATCGTGCCGTCCGCGCTCGAGCTGGTCGACAGGCACTGCCTCGCCGCCGTGGACGCGTGGAAGAACATGGGCCTGTCGGTGGACGCGAACGTCGTGCTGCTCGGCCGCACCGACGCACCCGGGGTGGCCGGGGACGCCGAGGCCGAGGGCATGCTGGAGTGCTTCCGCGGCGCGGGCGCGAGCTGGGCCGACCGGTCCACCACGCCGGAGGAGGCGGAGGCGCTGTTCCAGGCGCGCCGGCTCGCCTACCCCGCGCTCGAGCGGCTCGGCCCGCTGCTCACCGAGGACGTCTGCGTACCGCGCGACCTGGTGCCCGAGATGCTCAGCCGGATCGAGCAGGCCGCCGCACGGTACGACACGCAGATCGCCAACGTGGCCCACGCCGGCGACGGCAACCTGCACCCGCTGCTGATCACGCCGACCGGCGACGAGGAGGCCAAGGCGCGGGCACAACGGGCGTTCGCCGACATCATCGAGGCGGCCATCGAGCTCGGCGGCACGGTCACCGGCGAGCACGGCGTCGGCCTGCTGAAGCGCGACGGCCTACGCGACCAGCTGAGCGGCCCGGTGCTCGAGATGCACCGCGCGGTCAAGGCGGCGCTCGACCCGTACGGCATCCTCAACCCGGGCAAGGTGATCGGCTAGCCACGCCAGGTGTCGACCAGCCAGCCGCACAGCTCCGAACTCCGCCGCCCGCCGCAGCGGCGGTCGGACTCCGTAGGGTGGAGGCATGAGTGACGGTGGACGGCAGTCCTTCTACGACAAGGTCGGCGGCGAGGCGACCTTTCGCAAGATCGTGGCCAGGTTCTACGCGGGTGTCGCGGAGGACCCGCTGCTGCGTGGCATGTACCCGGAGGACCTGGACGAGTCGGCCGACCACCTGCGGATGTTCCTCGAGCAGTACTGGGGCGGGCCGCGGACGTACAGCGAGCAGCGCGGCCACCCGCGGCTGCGGATGCGGCACGCGCCGTTCCGGGTCGACGAGGTCGCCAGGGACGCCTGGCTGAAGCACATGCGCGACGCGCTCGACGAGGCCGAGCTGGCACCCGAGCACGACCAGGAGCTGTGGACCTACCTGGTGATGGCCGCGAACAGCCTGGTCAACACCGTGGACGAGGACGACCCCCGGTCGGCCGAGCCGAAGGGCCCCTCGCTGCTCTGACCGGCGCCCCACTCGACCGGGCAGGCCTGACATAGTGGTGCAGTCCGGGCATTCGGCGAGCTGCGGAGGGAGAGCCGATGCGCGCCCACACGTCGTCGGGGCCCGGGCGACTCCTCCGCCGCTGCGCCGTCGCACTGTCGCTGGCGCTCGCCGCGACGGCCGCCTGCACCGGCGGTGACGACGAGGCCACCGACACCCCCACCCCCGCCCCGTCCGTCAGCAGCGCCCGCACCTGCGCGCCACGGCCGGACGTGCCGAAGCACCAGATGCGCGGCATGTGGGTCGCCTCGGTACGCAGCCTGGACTGGCCGAGCAAGCCGGGGCTGTCGGTACGCGAGCAGCAGGCGGAGCTGGTCGCGCAGCTCGACCTGGCCCGCGAGAACCGGCTGAACGCGGTCTTCCTGCAGGTGCGCCCGAGCGGGGACACGTTCTGGCCGTCCGAGCTCGAGCCGTGGTCGCAGTGGCTGAGCGGCAAGCAGGGCAAGGACCCCGGCTACGACCCGCTGGCGTTCGCCGTCCGGGAGGCGCACGAGCGCAACATCGAGCTGCACGCCTGGTTCAACCCGTACCGCGCGAGCTTCGAGGCACCGCCGGTCGACCTCACGCGCGGGCACCCGGCGCGGCAGCACCCGAGCTGGGTGTTCAAGTACGGCAAGGACCTCTACTACGACCCCGGCGTACCGGCGGCCAGGGAGTTCGTGCAGCGCGTGGTGCTCGAGGCCGTCCGCCGCTACGACATCGACGGCGTGCACTTCGACGACTACTTCTACCCGTACCCGCTGCCGGGGAAGCAGCTGCCCGACAAGCGGACGTTCGCGAGGTACGGCGACGGCTTCGACCACATCGGCGCGTGGCGCAGGCACAACGTGAACACCATGGTCCGCGACGTCGGCCGCCGGATCCACGCGGAGAAGCCGGCGGTGAAGTTCGGCATCAGCCCGTTCGGCATCTGGAAGAACGACAGCAGCGACCCGCGCGGCTCGCCGACGAAGGGCCTGGAGTCGTTCCACGCGATCTACGCCGACTCGCGTACCTGGGTCAAGCGCGGGTGGATCGACTACGTCGCCCCTCAGCTGTACTGGCACCGCGGTTTCGCCGTCGCCGACTACGCGAAGCTCGTGCCCTGGTGGGCAGACCTGGTGCGCGACACCGACGTGCACCTGTACATCGGCCAGGCCGCGTACCGGCTCGGCACCGAGAAGGCGTGGCGCTCCCGCGACGTGCTGAGCGCGAACCTCGCCCTGAACCGCAACTATCCGGCCGTGCGCGGCGACGTCTACTTCAACGCCGCAAGCGTCCGCGAGGACCGCGGCCGCGGCTTCAGCCGGCTGGTCGACGACCACTACTCCAGGCCCGCCATGCTGCCCCCCATCGACCACCTGGGCGGCCGCGCGCCAGGGGCGCCCCGGGTGCTCGGCGCGACCGCAGCCGACGACGGGGTCACCGTGCGGTGGCGCGACGGCCCCGGACGCACACCCACCTCGTACGCCGTCTACCGGGTCGCCGGCGAGTCCGCGTCGCCGTGCGCGTTCGCCGACGCACGGAGCCTGGTCGCCACCGTGCGCCGCGGCGACCGGCAGACGTTCGTCGACCGCACGGCGGAGGACGGCACGACGTACACGTACTACGTCACCGGCGTCGACCGCCTCGGCAACGAGAGCCAGCCAGGCCCCGGCCGTACGACGGGCTAACGGCACCGATGAGTCCGCGCCGCGGCGGTGGTCTGCCTCCCGAGACCAAGCGACCACGGGAGCGACCATGCACGACCGCCTGCCGGCGATCGGCAGCATCCTGCTGGCGAGCACCGAGCCGCGCCGGCTGCGCAGCTGGTACGAGCTCGCCTTCGACGTGACCGCGGACCACGACGGGTTCCTGCACCTCGGCGCGGTCGGCCTGCTGATCGACGGGCGCGGCGACGTGACCACCCGCACCGCGGAGCCGGCGCGGGTCCTGCTCAACGTGCACGTCGCCGACGCCCGTGCGACGGCCGAGCACCTCGACTCGCTCGACGTCCACTGGGTGGCCGCGCTCGAGTACCGCGACGACGCCGGCGCGTGGTTCGGCACGGTGCTCGACCCGGACGGCAACTACGTGCAGATCGTCGAGCTCACCCCCGCCTACTGGCGGCACCGCCGCCGGCGCGCCGGCGCGGCCGAGCACGGCCTGCTCGCCGACGCCGCGGTCGCGTCCCGGCTGCCCGCGCAGGACCTCGACCGGGCGCGCAGGTTCTACACGGAGAAGCTGGGTCTCGGGCCGGCGGAGAGCCGGCCCGGTGGCCTGCGGTACGAGTGCCGCGCGGGCGGCTTCTCGCTCTTCGAGAGCGCCGGCGAGCCGTCCGGCGCGCACACCCAGATGGCGTTCCAGGTGACCGATCTGGACGCGGTCGTCGCCGAGCTGCGCGGCCGCGGCGTCGTCTTCGAGGAGGTCGACGTCCCCGGCCTGCAGACCGTCGACGGGGTCACCGAGGTGACCGGCAACTACCCGTCGGCCGGCGGTGACGGCGAGCGGGCCGCGTGGTTCCGCGACAGCGAGGGCAACCTGCTCGGCATCGGGCAGCCGGTCCGAGAGTCACGGTCGACCACACCGCGCGTCGGAACGTAACGAGACCGGGCGCTCTGGGACGATCAGTAGCTGGTACTTGCCACCCGTGACCAGGCCTGCCCGGAGGGTCCTGTGAGCGCGCCGACGCCGCGCCCCGACAGCCAGTACATGCCAGGAATCGACGGCCTGCGCGCGCTCTCCGTGCTCGCCGTCATCGGCTACCACCTCGACATACCGCTGCTGCGCGGCGGTTTCCTCGGCGTGGACACGTTCTTCGTCATCAGCGGGTTCCTCATCACCGACCTCCTGTTCAACGAGTGGCGCGACCACGGGCGGGTCGACCTGAAGGCGTTCTGGGTGCGCCGCGCGCGGCGGCTGCTGCCCGCGCTGTGGCTGCTCCTCGCCGCCGTCGCGGCCGTCGTCACGGTCATCGGCGGCGACGTCGGCGCCGGCCTGCGCGGCAACGTGGCCGCCGCGCTGGCGTACGTGAGCAACTGGTGGCAGGTCGCCGAGCAGACGTCGTACGTCGCCCAGTTCGGACCGCCCCCGCCACTGCTGCACCTGTGGTCGCTCGCGGTCGAGGAGCAGTTCTACCTGGTCTGGCCGCTGCTACTCGTCGGTCTCGTGCGGGTGCTCCGCAGCCGCCAGGCACTTGCCGCCGTCGCGTTGCTCGCCGCCGCCGGCTCGATCGCCTGGATGTGGGTCACCTTCCAGCCGGGCACCGACCCTTCGCGGGCCTACTACGGCACCGACACGCACGCGTTCGGTCTGCTGCTCGGCGCCGCGCTCGCGCTTGGCGTCGGCTCCCGGCGGCTGCGGCTTGCCAGCACCACCGCGTGCGAGGTGCTCGCCGTCCTCGGTGTCGCCGCGCTCCTGCTGCTCGGCTACCTGACCGTGTCGCTCGGCGACGCGAGCACGTCAGCCTACCGCGGCGGCATCGCCGCCGCGTCGGTGGCAGCGACCGTGCTCGTCGCCGCCGCGGCCACCGACGGCGTCCTCGGCAGGGCGCTCGGCGTCCCGCCGCTGCGCTGGTTGGGGCGGCGCTCGTACGGGCTGTACCTGTGGCACTGGCCGGTCATCGCGCTCACCGCCGCCACCGTACCCGGGTGGGCGGACCGCTGGCCGGTGCGGCTCGCCGAGGTCGCGCTCGCCATGGGGCTCGCCGCCGCGTCGTGGCGCTTCGTCGAACGACCCGCGCAGCGCGCCGGCATCGGCGCCAGCCTGCGCACGCTGTTCCGCGGCCTGGTCTCGCGCGGCAGCGGGCCCGCGTGCCGGCTGGCCCCGGTCGCTCTCGTCACGGTACTCGGGCTGGCCGGCACCGGCTGCCTGCTCGCGCCGGCGAAGACCCAGCTGCAGGCGCGGCTGGAGGCGGGACGCCAGTCGCTCGGCGACGCCACCGAGCGCCCGCGGCCCACCACGCCGGCGGCGACCACGTCACACGCACCCACGCCGCCGGCAACCAACACGCAGATCGACGGGCAGGATGTCACCGCCGTCGGCAACTCGGTGATGCTCGGCGCGGCACCCGCGCTCGACGAGCAGCTGCCCGGCATCTACATCGACGCCGATGAGGACCGGTCGATGGCCGTGGTGCCCGACCTCCTCGCCGGGTACGAGTCGGATGGCACCCTCAGGGACGTCGTGGTCGTCGGCGTCGCGGACAACGGCGGGGTGAGCGCGGCGACCATCGAGCGGACCATGAACGTTGTCGGCGAGGAACGCACGATCGTCTTCGTCACCACGCCGCTGGACGACTCGGTGGGCCAGGCGGCCAACGAGGCGCTGCGCGCTGCCGCCAGGACGCACGGCAACGTCCGGCTGGCGAAGTGGTCGACGTACGCGCACCACCACCCGGACCGGCTGATCTCGGACGGCGTGCACCCACGGGCGAACGGCAGCAAGGCGTACGCCAGGCTCATCGAGCAGGCGGCCGAGCGCCCGCGGCGCTGACCGTCAGAACTTGGGCATCACCGGGGTCGCGGCCATCGACGCGGGGTCGTGGAACGCGTAGCTGTCGGCGTCCTTGGCGTACGTCTCCGCGTACTTCGCGACCCTGTCGGTGTCCAGCTCGACACCGATGCCGGGCGCGTCCGGCACCTCGAGGCAGCCGTCCACGTACGGCAGCGGGCTCGCGCCGGCGACGATGTCGTCGGTGAGCAGCGACCCGTAGCCCTGGCTGGCGTGCACGAAGTTCGGCGTGGCCGCCATCACGTGCAGGGCGGCGTACATGGCGATGCCGAGCTCGCCGAGGCTGTGCTTGAGCACCGGCAGGCCGGCGGTCTCGGCCAGGCCGGCCGAGCGCTTCAGGTTCAGCAGCCCGCCGTCCATCTGGTTGTCCACGCTGAGCACGTCGGCCGCGGCGTACCTGATCACCTCGAGCTGGTCCCAGCGGGTCCACGACGCCTCGTTGGCCAGCAGCGGCATCGGCAGCCGCTGCCGCAGGTACACCATCTCCGGCAGGTTGCGTCCGGAGATCGGCTGCTCGGCCAGCTCGATGCCGTGCTCGTGCATCTCGGTGAGGATCTTGATCGCCGCGGACGCCGACCACGCCTCGTTCGCGTCCACCCGGATCTTGACGTCCGGCCCGCCGCCGTCGCGGATCGCCGCGACCCGCTCGATGTCCACGCGCGGGTCGTCCGAGCCGACCTTCAGGTAGAACGTCCGGTAGCCGGCCCGCGCGCCCTTCGCGGTGTCGGTGGCCAGCTCCGCCGGCGGCTTGCGGCTGAGGTAGTAGAAGTACTCCACCCGGTCGCGCACCCGGCCGCCGAACAGGTTCACCAGCGGCTGGCCGCAGATCTTCCCGACGATGTCCCAGCACGCCATCTCCACCGCGCCGATCGCCGGGCTGGTCGCCTTCACGTGGTGCCAGGTGCCGACCACGTTCACCCGCTTCATGATCCGCTCGATTGCGAACGGGTCCTCGCCGACGACCAGCGGCTCGATCGACGTCAGCACAGCCTGCACGATGTCGGCGGACGGGTACGCCGCCGCCTCGCCGAGACCGACCACGCCCTCGTCGGTACGCACCTGCACGATGACGCCGGTCATCCCCTTCCGTGCTCCGAACGCCCAGCGCTCGTCCTCGTAGAACGGCACCGCCACCGGCGTGGCGTCGATCCCCGTAATGCGCACCTGGTCTCCTTCGCTCGTTGGTGATGCTGGACGTCAGCCGACCACGATCGGCTCGCGGTCCGCCTCGGTGAGGATCTCGCCGCCGGACGCGGTGACCAGCACCGTGTCGGAGACGACGAAGTCCGCGGGGTCCTGGCCGAGCAGCCACGACAGCACGTGGAACGTCATGCCCTCGGCCAGCACCAGCTCGCTGCCCGGCCGCAGGCCCTTGACCCGGCTGCCACCGACCCAGCTCGGCGGGAAGCCGAGCCCGACCAGGTAGCCGCAGTGGTGCCTGCGGTACCTGTCGTGCCCGAGCCCCTCGTCCACGACCTGTTGCCACGCCTCGTACACCGCCTCGCCGGACACGCCGGGGCGCATCGCGTCGCGTACGGCGTGCAGGCCGGCGACGGCGATCTCGCCCGCCCGCTCGGTGCCGGCCGGCGGCTCGCCGACGTACACCATCCGCGTCATCGGCGCGTGGTACCTGCCCACGCACCCGGACAGCTCGAGGAACAACGCGTCGCCGGAGTGCAGTATGCGGTCGCTCCACGTCACATGTTCCTGCAGCAGCCGGTCGCGGGTCCTGATCAGCGGCACGAACCCCGGGTAGTCGCTGCCGGCAGTGATCATCGCCTGGTAGACGGCGGCGGCGACGTCGCGTTCCGACGCGCCCTCCTTCACCGTCTCGATCCCCGCCCGCATCGCCGCCGACGTGGTCGCGGCGGCCTGCCGGGCGCAGGCGACCTCGGCGGCCGACGGCACCAGCCGCGCGGCCTCCACCACCCCGGACCCGTCGACCAGGTCGCGGTCGACCAGCCGGGCGCGCAGCGTGTCCCACACCAGCGGCGGCAACGCGTTCAGGTCGCGCTCGACACCGATCTGGTCACCCGCGTCGGTCACCTCGAACACCGCACGCACCAGGCCGTCGGCCGGCGTCTCCACGTCGGTGTACGGCAGGTGCGCGCAGCCGACCGCCTGTGCGGCGACGGTGGGGTGCTCCATCGCGCGGGTCACCAACATCGGCGTACCGACCGCCGGGACGACAAGCGCGTTCAGCGCGAAGAAACCCTGACAGTCCAAGGCGGTGAGGTAGTGGATGTTCTCCGCGCCCACCACCACCTGGGCAGCGAGCCCACGCTCGACCATGGTCTGCCTGACCAGGTCGAGCCGACGACCGTACTCCTCGACCGGGAACCGCGCCACGGGCACTCCTGCAACCCACACGACGGCGCACGGTACAGCCGTCTCACCGGCAGCGATGACCGGCGACGAGTGCCCGTGAACGACCGCAGAAATTGTCAACAATCCAACACGGCACAACGTACCCGCGCGGCCCGGCGCGGAAAAGAGGGAATTTCCGCTCAGTCGGAGAGCGAGAGCTGGACGGGCTGCGCGTCCTGCGGCTGGGCCGGCGGCTCCCCTTCCGGTCGGCGGAACTCGCTGCGCTCGCTGCTGCCGATGCCGTGCTGCCGCGCCAGCGCGTACACCCGGTCGGTGACCATCCGCTGGTACGCCTTCGGCAGGTACGACCCGTACCGGTACAGCTCGTCGTACCTGGGCACGAGGTGCGGGTGCTCACGCTGCAGCCACGCCCGGTACCACTCCCTGGCGCCCGGCCGCAGGTGCAGCAGCAGCGGGGTCACCGACCTCGCCCCGGCGGCGGCGATGGCCGCGACGGTGCGGTCCAGCTGGTCCGGCGCGTCGCTGAGGCCGGGCAGGATCGGCGCCATCAGCACCGAACACCCGATGCCGGCGTCGGCGAACCTGCGCACCACGTCGAGCCGCCGCGCGGGCGACGGCGTGCCAGGCTCCACCGACCGCCACAGCGCCTCGTCGGTCGAGCCGACGGACACCGCCACCGACACCGGCGCCCGCTGTGCCGCCTCACCGATCAGGTCGAGGTCGCGCAGGATCAGCGTGCCCTTGGTGAGGATAGAGAACGGGTTGGCGTGGTCGCGTAGGGCGGCGATGATCTCGCGCATCA
Protein-coding regions in this window:
- a CDS encoding glyoxalase; the protein is MTALRFHFIGLAVADIAASLAFYRQLGVDIPADADQQPHVEAELPGGTLLAWDTVDTIRSFDPNWTPPAGGARVALAFACASPAEVDAWYAKLVAAGHPSYLAPFDAFWGQRYAVVNDPDGNHVDLFAALPG
- a CDS encoding GNAT family N-acetyltransferase — its product is MIRPSYPLRTARLDLRPFTADDFAGLHAIHSDPDVVRYLHWHPLDEASTEVALARRTRRTTLIDAGDSLSLAVVERETGALAGDATFFWRSEQSRQGEIGYVFNPAFHGRGYATETAEELVRFGFEELGLHRVTGRLDGRNTASARVLERLGMRREAHLRQNELVKGEWADEVVYGLLADEWRARSDRT
- a CDS encoding mechanosensitive ion channel — translated: MDAIAHAPWYYKLLAVVLTVLVAFGLRLVLGIVITRVSRRIGESRMPQWKVFPGRSAALLSERRDQRTQTAASLLNSIASFLLFLTAVILILGYLDVELTKVFAGVGVLSLIVGFGAREIISDFLTGIAMLSADQYGVGDVVDVGSVPGTIVGTVEAVGLRTTRLRDADGSVWYVRNGQIARVGNFSQGWGRAVIDVPVPADRDPDDVREVLAGMASSMRDEPPWQSVILDEPDVAGIVELGTDHYVVQVTVRTSPLREQEVAAELRERFRDVLDTENAGAGAGTGEGTPAESA
- a CDS encoding FAD-binding protein, giving the protein MTVDTLLTVVPPDRVVTDPDLLRSYEHDEAEWAPHGAPLAVVRPTNTAEVQATVRYCVDHRVPLVTRGAGTGLSGGANATDGCVVLSTERMTDIVEIDTAERLAVVQPGVVNDDLRARSAKDGLWYPPDPASAPWSTIGGNVATNAGGLCCVKYGVTRDYVLGLEVVTGRGDVVRLGRRTAKSSAGYDLCGLMVGSEGTLGVLTEVTVRLRPLQPPQQTVAGYFDSIVDAGRAVSAVTAAGIVPSALELVDRHCLAAVDAWKNMGLSVDANVVLLGRTDAPGVAGDAEAEGMLECFRGAGASWADRSTTPEEAEALFQARRLAYPALERLGPLLTEDVCVPRDLVPEMLSRIEQAAARYDTQIANVAHAGDGNLHPLLITPTGDEEAKARAQRAFADIIEAAIELGGTVTGEHGVGLLKRDGLRDQLSGPVLEMHRAVKAALDPYGILNPGKVIG
- a CDS encoding globin, with protein sequence MSDGGRQSFYDKVGGEATFRKIVARFYAGVAEDPLLRGMYPEDLDESADHLRMFLEQYWGGPRTYSEQRGHPRLRMRHAPFRVDEVARDAWLKHMRDALDEAELAPEHDQELWTYLVMAANSLVNTVDEDDPRSAEPKGPSLL
- a CDS encoding family 10 glycosylhydrolase is translated as MRAHTSSGPGRLLRRCAVALSLALAATAACTGGDDEATDTPTPAPSVSSARTCAPRPDVPKHQMRGMWVASVRSLDWPSKPGLSVREQQAELVAQLDLARENRLNAVFLQVRPSGDTFWPSELEPWSQWLSGKQGKDPGYDPLAFAVREAHERNIELHAWFNPYRASFEAPPVDLTRGHPARQHPSWVFKYGKDLYYDPGVPAAREFVQRVVLEAVRRYDIDGVHFDDYFYPYPLPGKQLPDKRTFARYGDGFDHIGAWRRHNVNTMVRDVGRRIHAEKPAVKFGISPFGIWKNDSSDPRGSPTKGLESFHAIYADSRTWVKRGWIDYVAPQLYWHRGFAVADYAKLVPWWADLVRDTDVHLYIGQAAYRLGTEKAWRSRDVLSANLALNRNYPAVRGDVYFNAASVREDRGRGFSRLVDDHYSRPAMLPPIDHLGGRAPGAPRVLGATAADDGVTVRWRDGPGRTPTSYAVYRVAGESASPCAFADARSLVATVRRGDRQTFVDRTAEDGTTYTYYVTGVDRLGNESQPGPGRTTG
- a CDS encoding VOC family protein is translated as MLADAAVASRLPAQDLDRARRFYTEKLGLGPAESRPGGLRYECRAGGFSLFESAGEPSGAHTQMAFQVTDLDAVVAELRGRGVVFEEVDVPGLQTVDGVTEVTGNYPSAGGDGERAAWFRDSEGNLLGIGQPVRESRSTTPRVGT
- a CDS encoding acyltransferase family protein, whose product is MSAPTPRPDSQYMPGIDGLRALSVLAVIGYHLDIPLLRGGFLGVDTFFVISGFLITDLLFNEWRDHGRVDLKAFWVRRARRLLPALWLLLAAVAAVVTVIGGDVGAGLRGNVAAALAYVSNWWQVAEQTSYVAQFGPPPPLLHLWSLAVEEQFYLVWPLLLVGLVRVLRSRQALAAVALLAAAGSIAWMWVTFQPGTDPSRAYYGTDTHAFGLLLGAALALGVGSRRLRLASTTACEVLAVLGVAALLLLGYLTVSLGDASTSAYRGGIAAASVAATVLVAAAATDGVLGRALGVPPLRWLGRRSYGLYLWHWPVIALTAATVPGWADRWPVRLAEVALAMGLAAASWRFVERPAQRAGIGASLRTLFRGLVSRGSGPACRLAPVALVTVLGLAGTGCLLAPAKTQLQARLEAGRQSLGDATERPRPTTPAATTSHAPTPPATNTQIDGQDVTAVGNSVMLGAAPALDEQLPGIYIDADEDRSMAVVPDLLAGYESDGTLRDVVVVGVADNGGVSAATIERTMNVVGEERTIVFVTTPLDDSVGQAANEALRAAARTHGNVRLAKWSTYAHHHPDRLISDGVHPRANGSKAYARLIEQAAERPRR